Within the Archaeoglobus neptunius genome, the region GGAAGAATATTAAGGTTTCTTCTACCGCTTTTACGCTCCGCTCGCTTGCTTTCGCATCCCGGCATATTGGCTTTTCTCCCTTCTTTCTTTAAATTAAAGCGAAAGGGAACGGGCTGCCTGAATCACTACGCCCCACCCACCACCCTTTGCAGCGGGGGCAGCCCTGAAAAGCACATAAGCCGGGCACGCTCGCTCCGCTTTCCTACACGCTTGTGACTCAGAGCACCACCTCCGTCAGATCAAACATCTGTTAAGCAGATGCAGGAAATGCAGGAAATTCAGAAAGCTCGCTGTTAGGGGAGTTGAGAAGCAGGTTGCTGTGAGAGGTAAGAAGGTTGTTTAGGGTGTCTGCAAACTCACCACTCAGCCAGCCTCTGCAACACCTTCTTTTCTCTAAATCCCAGTCTCACGAGTATTGCAATAAGAAGTACGTTAGCATAAACGAATTTAGCTACAGATCTCTTCGTAAACCTGTGTATTTTGTCCATAAACAAACCACATTTCCCCAACTTAAACAAGTCTTCTACTTCCGATCTCTCAGCTTTAAGCTCATCTTCTCTCTTCAAATGATGAATAAGAATTTTTACAAGCTTTTTGAAGAATGCCAACTCCTTCATCCTATTCTCAAGGAAATAAGTCAGAGGTGTTGAGATCAAGCTCAACAGCTTGCTTATGCTCATGTTCTCCTTCAACCAGATTACTGGAACAATCCTGTATTTCTTTAAGGCAACATTGTAGTTGTAATAGGAGCAGAAACCCTTGTCAGCCATCACAATCGTCTTCGGTCTCAGAAAACCTTTCTTTTTCAGGTTTTCAAGAACATCTTCAAAGATCTGGCTATCATGAATATTTGCAGGAAAGATTAAAAATAAAAGTGGCCTTTTCGTCTTATAATCTATTGCAAAAGCTAATTTGAAACCAATGAAAAACTTATTGCCATCAAATCCCCATTTGTAGTCTCTATCCTTGAGTCCTTCATTTGGTTTCCTGTTCTTCTGCTTGTTTAAATCCAAGTCGATTCCTGAAATGTCCATAATGATTTTAAAGCACCTTTTGCCAATTTTACCAAACAAAGAGTTGATAATCTGCTCCACCGCTTTTCTAAATTGTTCTTCTTCCATTTTGGACATGAAATCGTACACCTCTTTAATATCTGGAACCTCAGATATATTAAGAAGTTTTCTCAGCTTATTCCTTCTATTTAGCTCTTCGACGAAGTATGAAAGTTCTAATCTAAAGAATAAGGATGATATCAGGATTTTCAGCATAATAACTGCTTCATCAACTGGTGTTATTCCATTCCTTTCCATAGCTTCTTTTATTCCGTCTTTTTCAAGTTTTTTAACCGCTTTCTTCAAGATCTTGAATTTCTGGTCTCTGAGATCCGGTATGACAGGTGCCCTCATTCCAATCACCCAGTAAATTGATATAAACGTTTTGTTTTTAAATTTTTCTGTTTATATTCTTTGTTTTTTTGTTTGAGGTTTAATTCACATCTACATTCTCATGAAATTATGTGTTAGTTTTCTATAAAATTAATGAAGCTCGTATAATTATTATAAGAGTGTGGTTAAAAAAGAGACTCTAAAGGTTGTTATGAGAACAAAGAGGGTTGGAGAGGCTTTGCCGTGCATTGAGAACTGCGACTGCATGACTGCTGAGGAGGGAGTAGGGTGGATGATAAACAGCCTTGATGCCAAGATCGATGCTGTAAGGGAAGAACTGACGGCAAGGGTGGATGAGACAAACAGAAGAATAGAGGAGAACACGAGGGAGCTGGGAGAGCTAAAATCATAGATCGCAGCCATGAGATCGAGGTAGGAAATAATTGAGGGTCTGGTGAGGAGAGTTGGGAAGCTGGAGGACAAAATCTTTGCCTGATTTTAGGGTTTTATGAATGATGAATTTGTATTTAATACATTATATAGTAACATGAACGTGAGTGTTGACTTTAATGTGTGGTTCTTGATACTCAGATCAGACGTTTGAGCCTTCTCTCAAGCTGCCCTCCCATAAACGGAAACAGGGTTGGGGAAATTTCTCAAATTGGCCGCCTTTCTGGAAGTTGTGGCGAAGTGGCTTGGTGAATTCAATTTGCTATTTTTATTCTCAAAGGGGTTTACTGAATTGCAGTTATTTCCTCAGCCCAACCACCACACCCATTCGATCATGATATTTCTCCCTCTCATAAGCAAAAGCTTTAAATATATGTGGCGAACATTAAATTACGGTGGCGGCGGGTTAGCTGATGCTGTAGCTTCCCGCCGCCATAAAAATGGGAGAATTTATATAGTGGAAGGTGAGATGAAAAGTGAGAAAAGGAGGTAGAGAAGTATGAAAAGAGTAGGATTAATAGGCGTAATAATGGCGGCGCTTTTAGTGATATCAGGGATTCCAATGGCAGCAGCTGCAACCACGAACTCTACATCGTACGACGCCTTGAAGATACTCAACTTGGAAGTTCCCAAGAAAGTGACCTACGGCGAGGCTTTTGATATAACTATAAGTGCAGGTTATGCCGATTCGGCGAAGTATGGAAGCAGATTCATAGTCATTCTTGACAATGAAACATTTAAAAACGATGTTTTGAGTGGAAGTACCATACAAACAAATAAAGCCTTGAGTAACAGCAAATGGAGCGATATAATTCCAGAAGCGGGTAAAACTACGCCGTATACAATTGATACTGTGGAGAATAAACTGTACCCGGCAGACTATGTGGTTCTGGTGTTTAACGACAGCAGTCATTTCACGTTCGTGGGTTTCACGGTGGAGAGCACTACCGCAGAGAAACCTTATGTTAGCATAAGTGTTGACAAAAGCTCAGTAGCAATTGGAGATTACATAAAAGTGAAAGCGACACTTTCAACTACAGCCGATGTCAGTCCGATTAAGGTCTTTGTTACCGGTTCAGCGTTGCTCATCAATACCACAGGGGCTTATCCGGGAACATACGGAACTGCTGCGTATCTTTGCTACAATACAACTCCTACAAAGCAGCTGGATAAAGCGTGTGGAGATGATGAATGGTGGGTGCCAATACCGAAAGGTGTACCGGAAGGCGTTTACGTCGCTAAGATAGATGTGGGTAGTGGAGCAAACAGATCCGAAGCTGTTGCAACCTTCCAAGTCGTTAAGCCTAAGATAACAAGTTTGACCGTGCCATCTCAGCACGTGAATGGTACAGATCTCGTGATCGAGGGAACAACCAATCTCGCGAAGAGTGGGTCAGATTCGGATAACGCCACAACTACAAATCCGGAAAACATGGCGTATCTTACAATAACTGACCTGTCTGGGAAGGTGATATTCAATGCAACAACTCCTGACAGTGTAAAGGGTAGCGCAGCAAAGTCTTACATCGATGACAGTGGCAAGTTCAGATTCAAGATTGACAACTTTGGTGCAGAAAACCTCGGATATTACAAGGTCACGGTTAAGATAACCTCGGGTGCTTTGGGGGATGAGGAAACTGCAGTATTTGAGCTTGTTAAGCCAGAAGTGACACTTACTGCTGACAAGTACACTGTAACGAGAGGAGATACAGTCACGTTTACGATTGATACGAACCTCAAAATAAATAGTCCAGTGGTATTCAAGATTGAAAATAACAAGAGTTTCTGTTCAGGTGATCCCGACTGCGTTGCAGAGAAGACGTATTATGTTGATGCTCTTGGAAATGTTGTAATTAAGCTTGATGTCAGTCCAACGGCAGATTTAACAGACTACAAGTTTACGGCGGAGATTCCAGGCCTTGGCGTTAGTGATGAAGTTAGGGTAACAGTTGTTAAACAGACGTTAAACATAACCGCTGAGAAGACAACTGCTGTAAGGGGTGAGAGTGTTAGGTTTACTGGTTCAACATCGGCGAGCGTTGTGTATGTATATGCAAGCGATAAAGGTGTGTTCAAGATAGGTAACACTTGGGTTGCAGAGTTGCCAAGCGATACAGTCCTAGATACACCAGATGAGCTTAATACCTCTAGGGTGTATCCTGATTCTAACGACAATCTTGACTTCAAGGTAGATGTGCAGGTGACCTCAACAGCCTATGGTGATGTGTCGCCGGGAACATACTATCTGTACTTCTATGCTCCGTCCAACGTTACTGCAGATGGTAAACAAGCTAACAGAATAGACAAAGCATCCGACACCCAAGCAATTGTGGCAATTGTAGTTACAGATCCGAGAATTGAATCAGTTGAGATTCCAAGCAAGATTCCTTATCAAGGTGCAGTTGAAGTTAGCATACTAACCGCACCTGGTGACAAAAATAACGTCATAGTCACATTCAAACTTGAAGGTAGCAACGTTAAAGCTGATCCGAGCGACTTCCAGCTTGGTTCAGATCTTGGTCATCCAGATTCAAATGGTTATGTTAACTTCACATTGGACTTTAAGAAATACGCTGAAGAGACTGGGGATACACTTGAACCTGGCCTGTATGTATTTACAGCTAAGCTTAAGTTTGTCAGCAGCCTTGGTGGGGATGTTGTTGATACAAAGGACTCTCTAATTGAGATTGTCCCCCAGACGCTCGATGTGACAATAGAACCCACGCAGCCGGTTGTTGGGGACCAGATTAAGGTTACCGTTTCAACCAACAGAGAGGGCAAGTCCGGCTACGACCACATCTGGGTCACAATGGTTGGAACTAACTATAAGTCAGTGCAGAAAGTTACCCTTAACAGTAAAGGTGTTGGAACCGTTACTTTTGAGACTGTTGGACTAGCAGCCGGAACTTACAAGTTCTATGTAAGAGATACGGCTGGTACATGGGACAAAGACCATGATGAGCTTTACGTTCCTGAGAATCTGTACAACCTCGATCCGGCAGAAGCAATTGCCAAGATTTACAACGCACAGGATGACCTCCTCGTAGTCAAAACAATCCAGCTCCTCGAGACAGCTCCAACAACCACAACCGCAGTCCCGACAACCACAACCGCAGTCCCGACAACCACAACCGCAGTCCCGACAACCACCACAGTTGCAACAACCACAACCACCGCTGCTGTTACAACCACCACTGCAGGTGGTCAGGGCGGCATACCTGGCTTTGAGGCAGTGTTCGCCATAGCCGGTCTGCTGGCAGTCGCCTACCTGCTGAGAAGACGATAAAATTTCAAATTTCAACTTTTTTATTTTTGAAATAGATAGGTTTTTAAGCTAAGACCTCTTAGGCCTATTATGAGAAAAGTTCTGTTGATACTGGGACTTGTAATGCTCATTCAGCCAGTGCTGGCACTTGAACACCTCACGTCCAACAATTTCGATCAGCCGGACACGTCACTCACTCCGGAGAAAAGCTACTATCTGCCCGGAGATAGTATTACGGCCACGTATAAAATTACACCTAAAACTGACAGCGATATGGAGCTTATTGGTGGGGAAAAGGACAATCCAAGAACATACACCTTCAAAACGTCATTGGAAGATGCCAAATGGACGATTTCAATAAATTATTATCTGGGGAGCTGGACAGAGGATTTTTCGGGTAGTGAAGTCAAAATTGATGTCAAGTACTTCTATCTCGATGAGCAGAGAAAGGGTGTGAGGAGCATCGAGGTCAACGTATCCGGAAAACTTCCGGACATTGATAGCAGACTGGAAAACGTCGTCATTGTAAACGTAAGTGTTGAAGAAGCAGATAGTAACGTCTTGCCACCACTCACGGTTAAGGTCGTAAATACACAGAAATTCTCCGAGGACATACAGAAGATAAGAACAGATGCGGATAACCTGAAGGCTGAACTTAAAAAAGCAGGCGTATCCTACAATGAGTCGGATTTTGATGAGATTTACAGCTTACTCGATGAGGCGCAGAATCTTGTGAATGATGGCAAGTACCTTGAGGCCGACGGTAAAATAACGCAGGCGGAAAATAAGCTGGAAAGCGTTTCATCCCAGGCAGACAGGTTGAAGGCAGAGGCTGAGAGGGATTACGTGGACAGCATCCTGAACGAAGCGTATCTCAACCTCAGCGTGACGCAGGTCGCCCTTAACAAGATTGCCAACAGCAAAAATTACAGCATTTACGTCGAAACCTATGCAGAGTTGAACAGCAGGTATGATGAGTTGAAAGGTGAGTTCGACGATGCGAAACAGATGATAAACGAAGGAAAGTACTCTCAGGCCTACGAAAAGCTTACCGAATTAAAACCGAAAGCCGAAAAGCTCCTCAATGACGTAAACGAGCTCAGGAATAAAGTTGAAAACGAGAAACCTGAGGAAGGGGGATTTGGCCTGCCAAGCTTTCAGCTCTCTCTTCCAGTATCCCCGCTGTACGTTGCGGCTGTTACTGGAGCGGCGGTTGCTGTTGTGGTCGCTGCGTTCATAATCAGAAGAAGGGGGAGAGGTAAATGGGACGAACTCCGCTGATCATTTTCATTCTCCTCCTTCTGACTTTTTCCAAGGTATATGCTCTCGATTTTGACTACAACTGCGACAGGAATTTTAATAACTACTATTTCGGGGGCGAATATCTGTATTTCACGTGCACTATCACCCCCCACTCTTCCTCAGATGCCAAGCTGGCGGACGGTCAGGAATACACGGTTTACACTCAGCTCGACTCTTCGGCTGTAATTGTGATTGTGGAGTACAAGGATGGAAAGAAGGTTCTTTATCCGTCACCTTCTGATGAATACATTTCCGATGACAACGGCACAAGGCTGAAGTTCTATGTTCCGGAAAGTGATGATGGCATAGACTGGATGAAAATAACTGTCTACGGGTATATCCCGGTGGTTGATTATAGGCTAAAAAATGTAACCGTTCTCGGAGTTCTGGGAAAGGATGAGCTGATTGATTCTGAAACTGCGGTTGTTAACAAGCAGAAGTTCTATTCTGATCTTAAAAAATTCGAAAAAGCTGAGTGTGTGGATGAGAAAAAGCTTATGGAGGCAAAACTTCTTTACAACGATGGAAAATACACGAAAGCAGAGGAATATCTCAGGGATATTGAGGATGCGGTCAACAAGTGTTACTACAGCAGCAAAAAGGCCGATTATGAGTCGAGAGTGAGCGATCTAAAAAATGAGCTTACCGATATTAGCAAGGATCTGTTTTTGGTACAGTATATGCTCGAAAACGAAGGGGATAGAATAAAGAATTATGAAGATGTGTTCAGCCAGTGGCAGAATCTATCGCAAAAGAAGAAGGAGATTGAAGATAGGATTGACCGTGTTGAACGACTCATCCTGCAGGGAAGGTTCAGCACGGCTGGAAATGAAATCGATAGCATAGAAAAATCCCTCACCTCTTTGAAAGCAGGTGTTGAGGTTCTGAAAGACTCAATAAAGGAGAAAAGCTCCCCGGAGA harbors:
- a CDS encoding PGF-CTERM sorting domain-containing protein gives rise to the protein MKRVGLIGVIMAALLVISGIPMAAAATTNSTSYDALKILNLEVPKKVTYGEAFDITISAGYADSAKYGSRFIVILDNETFKNDVLSGSTIQTNKALSNSKWSDIIPEAGKTTPYTIDTVENKLYPADYVVLVFNDSSHFTFVGFTVESTTAEKPYVSISVDKSSVAIGDYIKVKATLSTTADVSPIKVFVTGSALLINTTGAYPGTYGTAAYLCYNTTPTKQLDKACGDDEWWVPIPKGVPEGVYVAKIDVGSGANRSEAVATFQVVKPKITSLTVPSQHVNGTDLVIEGTTNLAKSGSDSDNATTTNPENMAYLTITDLSGKVIFNATTPDSVKGSAAKSYIDDSGKFRFKIDNFGAENLGYYKVTVKITSGALGDEETAVFELVKPEVTLTADKYTVTRGDTVTFTIDTNLKINSPVVFKIENNKSFCSGDPDCVAEKTYYVDALGNVVIKLDVSPTADLTDYKFTAEIPGLGVSDEVRVTVVKQTLNITAEKTTAVRGESVRFTGSTSASVVYVYASDKGVFKIGNTWVAELPSDTVLDTPDELNTSRVYPDSNDNLDFKVDVQVTSTAYGDVSPGTYYLYFYAPSNVTADGKQANRIDKASDTQAIVAIVVTDPRIESVEIPSKIPYQGAVEVSILTAPGDKNNVIVTFKLEGSNVKADPSDFQLGSDLGHPDSNGYVNFTLDFKKYAEETGDTLEPGLYVFTAKLKFVSSLGGDVVDTKDSLIEIVPQTLDVTIEPTQPVVGDQIKVTVSTNREGKSGYDHIWVTMVGTNYKSVQKVTLNSKGVGTVTFETVGLAAGTYKFYVRDTAGTWDKDHDELYVPENLYNLDPAEAIAKIYNAQDDLLVVKTIQLLETAPTTTTAVPTTTTAVPTTTTAVPTTTTVATTTTTAAVTTTTAGGQGGIPGFEAVFAIAGLLAVAYLLRRR
- a CDS encoding transposase, with translation MRAPVIPDLRDQKFKILKKAVKKLEKDGIKEAMERNGITPVDEAVIMLKILISSLFFRLELSYFVEELNRRNKLRKLLNISEVPDIKEVYDFMSKMEEEQFRKAVEQIINSLFGKIGKRCFKIIMDISGIDLDLNKQKNRKPNEGLKDRDYKWGFDGNKFFIGFKLAFAIDYKTKRPLLFLIFPANIHDSQIFEDVLENLKKKGFLRPKTIVMADKGFCSYYNYNVALKKYRIVPVIWLKENMSISKLLSLISTPLTYFLENRMKELAFFKKLVKILIHHLKREDELKAERSEVEDLFKLGKCGLFMDKIHRFTKRSVAKFVYANVLLIAILVRLGFREKKVLQRLAEW